One window from the genome of Entelurus aequoreus isolate RoL-2023_Sb linkage group LG04, RoL_Eaeq_v1.1, whole genome shotgun sequence encodes:
- the LOC133648277 gene encoding phospholipase A and acyltransferase 3-like has translation MATHHEVKPKPGDLIEIFRPGYQHWALYVGDGFVVHLTPPSECAGAGPSSMMSILADRGLVKMEELWTVVGNDRYRVNNILDGKYQPRPVYVIVEEARRLVGQIVSYCLISRNCEHFVTNLRYGKPESRQVRQAAETAAWTGLGMALAAVALFGPTGDKNKNKHKQ, from the exons ATGGCGACACAT CATGAAGTGAAACCAAAGCCTGGGGACTTGATAGAGATCTTCAGGCCGGGCTACCAGCACTGGGCTTTGTATGTGGGCGACGGCTTTGTGGTCCACCTGACTCCCCCCT CGGAGTGTGCAGGTGCGGGCCCCAGCAGCATGATGTCCATCTTGGCGGACAGGGGCCTGGTGAAGATGGAGGAGCTGTGGACGGTGGTGGGGAACGACCGCTACCGAGTCAACAACATCCTGGATGGCAAATACCAACCCCGCCCAGTCTATGTCATCGTGGAGGAAGCCAGAAGGCTGGTGGGCCAGATTGTGTCCTACTGCCTCATCAGTAGAAACTGTGAGCACTTTGTCACCAACCTGCGCTACGGAAAACCAGAGTCCCGCCAG GTGCGCCAGGCGGCAGAAACGGCCGCATGGACAGGTTTGGGCATGGCCCTTGCAGCTGTAGCTCTGTTTGGACCGACTGgcgacaagaacaagaacaagcacaaacagtaa